From a single Photobacterium gaetbulicola Gung47 genomic region:
- a CDS encoding Maf-like protein (COG0424), whose protein sequence is MRRLTQPSNNPVIIMHQPLLLASTSPFRQSLLHKLGLPFTTAKPDADETPLPGEQAEQLVSRLAEAKAKACASEYEKHLIIGSDQVCVIDGQIIGKPHTVDNACRQLKAASGKTITFYTGLCLHNAKTGESEVVCEPFHVHFRQLTESEIRNYVEREQPLNCAGSFKSEGLGIALFDKLEGRDPNTLVGLPLIALREMLARQGVSVL, encoded by the coding sequence ATGCGTAGACTAACACAACCTAGCAATAACCCGGTAATCATCATGCACCAACCATTACTTTTGGCTTCAACCTCCCCTTTCCGCCAATCTCTTCTGCATAAACTTGGCTTACCTTTTACTACGGCCAAACCTGATGCCGATGAGACCCCTCTACCTGGAGAGCAAGCCGAGCAGCTAGTGAGCCGGCTCGCCGAAGCAAAAGCAAAGGCCTGTGCCAGTGAGTACGAAAAGCACCTTATCATAGGCTCCGATCAGGTCTGTGTGATTGATGGCCAGATCATCGGTAAGCCCCATACCGTCGACAATGCCTGCCGCCAGCTAAAGGCAGCCAGTGGTAAAACCATTACCTTTTATACCGGCCTGTGTCTTCATAACGCCAAAACGGGTGAAAGCGAAGTGGTCTGTGAGCCATTCCACGTCCACTTCCGCCAGCTTACCGAAAGTGAGATCCGCAATTATGTTGAACGTGAGCAGCCCCTCAACTGCGCAGGTAGCTTCAAGAGCGAAGGGCTAGGCATTGCCCTGTTTGACAAGCTAGAAGGACGCGACCCAAATACCTTGGTCGGT